One Azospirillum brasilense DNA segment encodes these proteins:
- a CDS encoding tail fiber assembly protein, with the protein MRLNLVIADWSGITAEAGRRLSDTDRYMQPDFPLTETCRQALTAYRQALRDLNYTFTNPAEVVFPPQPTIEKVKA; encoded by the coding sequence ATGCGGCTTAACCTTGTGATAGCCGACTGGAGCGGGATCACCGCCGAGGCCGGTCGGCGGCTGTCGGACACCGACCGGTACATGCAGCCCGATTTCCCGCTGACCGAAACCTGCCGGCAGGCCCTGACCGCCTACCGGCAGGCGCTGCGCGACCTCAACTACACCTTCACCAACCCGGCGGAGGTCGTGTTTCCCCCGCAACCCACGATCGAAAAGGTGAAAGCATGA
- a CDS encoding phage tail tape measure C-terminal domain-containing protein encodes MAAEQLVVGYDDWISTTVRATKSGEQLARQYGDVERLTTKVTAITSRFADELTNLEASEHTLADKERLRAAILAQQDIAVRKATAAHERWVAGMRAAEAAADAQVASTATATASAGSWAGAMAKIHESTAQAAANLNGPAFEALSGRIGDLTKAQGSTGSLQTAAARQSAPVQVSSAGENRDASVAVAANNSSTDPKKAEEAVNKAGIALAEKLEKAFDSMGDALVKAFVTGKTAALDWGKTTKAIIGELAIDLVKMAAIQPLKNAFFGTSGPTLWSAFATSGNTPAQGGSNPTGQVSSMATNWAGGKALSWVGDKLGLSGAYNSVMNTTLWGGTVASAALPGSITGSGSIALGSVSGGGAHAAGVAALPGGMTNAVAGAGNTTVGLGGVPSGASTGGATIGGVLGSAGVGFAAGSLFGGWAGTQSNSKVVGAGAGALSGAAAGAAYGSVVPGIGTLAGAVVGAIAGALGGGIGAQKASVGPNAAATLRVENGKLVRIGADADNGGSTDRVVAVTDAVATAVNTMTQLGVQVREGQQYFFVDGGPKVVNNGKRAQTPEAFIREVMGTLTADGLVGKALASDAAQNSGDLNKIVQGLSLAKAIEQTNSALSNLDTSLHAVQKSAFAATAESLQPMVDQFRLAQEFGLEADYASMATGQLTAILDNIRDPVQWQTVQVAVAELDGQMAAFREQVGKVNPALVGLINDVEAAAKEKIYGDYRKTFDAGLNSARGADYLNQLTDVRTWWNNNWANSLMSGRNPNDMYEAQAKAIFAGLDVNQLGKAVEYFAQLDPVMSGLAAAARDIARQDSLAGLDQRYRAAQVALGQLSQAEFDRYQTELEQARELSAVTDPVVRARLQEVQTLEKQAQAYEKARQSGESLTDWLTNKLGTSSAGVSASTAYTNALGAYQTDLAKAAANDNDALGRMASTADRLLTAYTDYFGSQGATAFWQKIMGEVANLPAVKSYDSSIVDAINRLPHGAGGPATGLTMVNDAGPELIRLPTGSMVMTSRASVDFLRRGGGTTTTMPAPDTAVVETLRQLLRAVVFNGADLTTVLEGLKDSGLRQEKALAALRGQFKRAGDAGTLPGRAA; translated from the coding sequence ATGGCAGCAGAACAGCTGGTCGTCGGCTACGACGACTGGATATCCACCACCGTCCGCGCGACCAAATCCGGTGAGCAGCTTGCCCGCCAGTACGGGGATGTCGAACGGCTCACGACCAAGGTGACGGCGATCACCAGCCGCTTCGCGGATGAACTCACCAATCTGGAAGCCAGCGAACACACGCTGGCCGACAAGGAACGGCTTCGCGCGGCCATCCTGGCCCAGCAGGACATCGCCGTCCGGAAGGCAACCGCCGCGCACGAACGGTGGGTGGCCGGCATGCGGGCGGCGGAAGCCGCCGCCGACGCCCAGGTGGCCAGCACCGCCACCGCGACGGCCTCCGCCGGGTCCTGGGCCGGTGCGATGGCGAAGATTCATGAGAGCACCGCCCAGGCCGCCGCGAATCTCAACGGTCCGGCCTTCGAGGCGCTGTCCGGCCGGATCGGAGACCTGACCAAGGCGCAGGGCTCCACGGGGTCTCTCCAGACAGCCGCGGCGCGGCAATCGGCCCCGGTGCAAGTCAGTTCCGCCGGTGAAAATCGCGACGCCTCGGTTGCCGTCGCCGCCAATAATTCGTCGACCGATCCGAAGAAAGCCGAGGAAGCAGTTAATAAGGCTGGGATCGCTCTGGCCGAAAAGCTGGAGAAGGCGTTCGACAGCATGGGTGACGCCCTGGTGAAGGCGTTCGTCACCGGCAAGACGGCGGCGCTGGACTGGGGCAAGACCACGAAGGCGATCATCGGTGAACTCGCCATCGATCTAGTCAAGATGGCGGCCATTCAGCCACTGAAGAACGCGTTCTTCGGAACCAGTGGTCCGACGCTGTGGAGTGCCTTTGCGACATCGGGCAACACCCCAGCCCAGGGTGGCAGCAATCCAACCGGGCAGGTTTCCTCCATGGCGACCAATTGGGCCGGGGGGAAAGCGTTGTCATGGGTGGGAGACAAGTTGGGGCTGTCTGGCGCCTACAACAGCGTGATGAACACCACACTGTGGGGCGGCACGGTGGCATCGGCGGCCTTGCCCGGCAGCATCACCGGCAGTGGGTCTATCGCCTTGGGTTCGGTGAGCGGCGGCGGAGCGCATGCCGCCGGTGTGGCTGCTTTGCCAGGCGGGATGACCAATGCGGTGGCTGGTGCCGGGAATACAACCGTGGGCCTGGGAGGCGTGCCGTCCGGTGCAAGCACAGGCGGAGCGACCATTGGAGGCGTCCTCGGCTCAGCTGGGGTTGGCTTCGCCGCTGGTTCGTTGTTTGGCGGCTGGGCAGGCACTCAAAGCAACAGCAAGGTGGTGGGGGCCGGGGCTGGAGCTTTGTCTGGTGCGGCGGCCGGTGCGGCCTACGGCTCTGTCGTCCCTGGCATCGGAACGTTGGCCGGTGCCGTGGTCGGTGCCATCGCCGGTGCATTGGGCGGCGGCATCGGTGCGCAAAAAGCCTCCGTTGGCCCCAACGCCGCCGCGACCTTGCGGGTCGAGAACGGTAAGCTGGTCCGCATCGGCGCCGATGCGGACAACGGTGGGAGCACCGACCGTGTGGTGGCGGTGACCGATGCCGTGGCCACCGCGGTCAACACCATGACCCAGCTCGGTGTGCAGGTCCGCGAGGGGCAGCAATATTTCTTCGTGGACGGTGGCCCCAAGGTCGTGAACAACGGCAAAAGGGCCCAGACACCCGAAGCGTTCATCCGAGAGGTGATGGGCACGCTGACCGCCGATGGGCTGGTCGGCAAGGCCCTGGCGTCCGATGCCGCGCAGAACAGCGGCGATCTGAACAAGATCGTCCAGGGGCTGTCGCTGGCCAAGGCGATCGAGCAGACGAATTCGGCTCTGTCCAACCTGGACACGTCGCTGCACGCGGTCCAGAAATCGGCCTTCGCGGCGACCGCCGAGAGCCTTCAGCCGATGGTCGACCAGTTCAGGCTGGCGCAGGAGTTCGGCCTGGAAGCGGATTACGCGTCCATGGCGACCGGCCAGTTGACCGCGATTCTGGACAACATCCGAGACCCGGTGCAATGGCAGACGGTGCAGGTGGCGGTGGCGGAGCTGGACGGGCAGATGGCCGCCTTCCGCGAACAGGTGGGGAAGGTGAATCCCGCCTTGGTCGGCCTGATCAACGATGTCGAGGCCGCCGCGAAGGAGAAGATCTACGGCGATTACCGGAAGACGTTCGACGCCGGGCTGAACAGCGCCCGCGGAGCCGACTACCTGAACCAGCTGACCGACGTGCGGACCTGGTGGAACAACAATTGGGCCAACAGCCTGATGTCGGGCCGCAACCCGAACGACATGTACGAGGCCCAGGCTAAGGCGATCTTTGCCGGCCTCGACGTCAACCAGCTGGGAAAGGCGGTCGAGTATTTCGCTCAGCTCGACCCGGTGATGTCGGGGCTGGCTGCCGCGGCGCGCGACATCGCCCGCCAGGACTCCCTGGCCGGCCTGGATCAGCGCTACCGGGCCGCCCAGGTGGCGTTGGGCCAGCTGTCCCAGGCGGAGTTCGACCGTTACCAGACCGAGCTGGAGCAGGCGCGGGAGCTGTCGGCGGTCACCGATCCGGTCGTCCGCGCCCGCCTGCAGGAGGTGCAGACTCTCGAGAAGCAGGCCCAGGCTTATGAAAAGGCGCGGCAGTCCGGAGAATCGCTCACCGACTGGCTGACCAACAAGCTGGGCACCAGCTCCGCCGGGGTCTCGGCGTCCACCGCCTACACCAACGCGCTGGGCGCGTACCAGACGGATCTTGCGAAGGCGGCCGCCAACGACAACGACGCGCTGGGACGGATGGCCAGCACCGCCGACCGTCTGCTGACCGCCTACACCGATTATTTCGGCAGCCAGGGCGCCACGGCCTTCTGGCAGAAGATCATGGGGGAGGTCGCCAACCTTCCGGCCGTCAAATCCTACGACAGCTCCATCGTCGACGCGATCAACCGGCTTCCCCATGGCGCCGGCGGACCGGCCACCGGTCTCACCATGGTCAACGACGCCGGGCCGGAGTTGATCCGGCTGCCGACCGGCTCGATGGTGATGACCAGCCGGGCCAGCGTCGATTTCCTGCGGCGTGGCGGCGGCACCACAACCACGATGCCCGCTCCCGACACCGCGGTGGTGGAGACGCTGCGGCAATTGCTCCGCGCGGTCGTCTTCAACGGCGCCGACCTGACCACGGTCCTCGAAGGGCTGAAGGACAGCGGCTTGCGCCAGGAGAAGGCGCTGGCCGCGCTGCGCGGTCAGTTCAAGCGGGCCGGAGACGCCGGCACGCTGCCGGGGCGCGCGGCCTGA
- a CDS encoding phage tail tip fiber protein yields MAFVYPDRASEVTTSTGDQGDIILQGPEPSFWSFISRMAVGDETTVCREDGLTSELVRVRLVAPDRLRYLAVYGSSNGGARVVWPAGQQRVYATQLGRYALLPPDAGHAGQPVVVQPDGTYGAGSLDIPVPTGLALGTLLDVASAGGRPDGVALIRLVVTWESVSGLDYELEIRDGLTTGWPGTASNPALIPAGGGRCVVNLVGGYTYGVRLRARTVGGVSSWTLEKTIAATGDDVPPGPPTDMVVTEVYGGAVFTFTPPADADTLEVRFYAAPADDKTAAVLVGAGQRRVTLTGLPAGATRWVWAVSVDTSGNEGEWIALGPVTALRIEPGDLAAELGERIERLSDLDPASLDLVEEAALEAVLAAHEVRLGAQRRLAQAMTGVDATIDGVRDRLAGVETGLQQEVTILTDETAALTRSLTALGAVVEDNTAAIQAEQTARADADEALAESVTLVAAQAGNALAAVQAEATTRADADSALGQRIDAVVADTADNAAAILAEQTARTNADGALANTLTSVSAQATRTRTFRQATAPAAPQAGDLWYDTASNNAPKRWSGTGWESTEDPRIAATAAAVVAEQTARADGDSALASSISIVSAQASRSRTFRQSAAPAAPQAGDVWYDTANGNAAKRYNGTAWELVDDARLAANAAAITSEATARAGADASLASQITTVSAQATRTRTFRQATAPGGPQTGDIWYDTSSNNAPKRYTGTVWENVEDPRTASNTAAIQAEQTARADGDAALTTQVNTAISKADRVRTFRQASAPASPQTGDVWYDTANNSVPKRWSGTAWESAEDPRIGQNVAAIQTEATTRANEDEALSQHITKLFARFSGGTNLVQRLNRWTSAFPLTEDATFASRYRVRVSGNAQSTVSPVLTELKPDTDYVLSFKARLVAGASSELHADLNPDTLPETAFAVTSSEWTTFSTVWKSSLAAIKNCRLRFFQYNLAGAQVDVTDVQLEEGNTPSAWSLAPGEMVAMVQQEADARASALGSMSTRIDTVQTLADGNYAAIQEQALSIDGLSAQYTVKVDVNGYVSGFGLATTAKDGVPTSTFTVLAEKFEITAPGGSKISPFVVQNGTVYLRSVVIGTGWIGDTHIGPNGIDAKHLKASSVLTDSIRIGSASGSTLSTVASNAATGAQDPAGRINAGSTSINPGKILVNGSNTLTTVGGWFYEDTTEINGGAIAAGTVTAREVKAGALTVDKFAVFSTGNLLTNSDLSAQWECWDRNTYNSDAGQSIIRVYNQDGWHPQGGHSLAVFQNNGYPSGFYDLNYSHPASNWLGIPTVPGQFYEFTVYVSAHRCLVQIYISWLDAGGNEIAYALPDAPGNDGSVSNTPGDGLQLGTWKRLRVKGAAPANARMMRPKIRKYATLVAPGHVDSWLFFALPFLGECAPNATVAQPWQPGGVTRITGGQLATDSIIIRNSAQLGDTTVTSLKIGVNQVTVPAAEYVPSITELWTGGWTECVATSLECYGRPVIVNCSAMQAISGATAYSEASHPLFVFLIQRGSIVPGGGGWNWVDLLPELGGTAASGDVTGGLWNAGMSQPWNYTIVDREPLDGPARNDGTTVWRAYRFLAKKHKDVDGRVASIAYRSISVMEARR; encoded by the coding sequence ATGGCCTTCGTCTATCCTGACCGCGCCTCGGAGGTCACCACCTCGACCGGTGACCAGGGCGACATCATTCTTCAGGGGCCGGAACCGTCCTTCTGGTCCTTCATCAGCCGAATGGCCGTCGGCGACGAGACCACGGTGTGCCGGGAGGACGGCCTCACTTCGGAGCTGGTCCGGGTGCGGCTGGTGGCGCCGGACCGGCTGCGCTATCTGGCGGTCTACGGTTCATCCAACGGGGGCGCCCGTGTCGTCTGGCCGGCGGGGCAGCAGCGGGTCTACGCCACGCAGCTCGGCCGCTACGCCCTGCTGCCGCCCGACGCCGGACATGCCGGGCAGCCCGTGGTGGTGCAGCCGGACGGGACGTACGGCGCCGGATCACTCGACATTCCGGTTCCGACCGGCCTGGCTCTGGGCACGCTGCTCGATGTCGCCTCGGCTGGCGGGCGTCCGGACGGCGTGGCGTTGATCCGGCTGGTGGTGACCTGGGAAAGCGTCTCCGGCCTGGATTACGAGCTGGAGATTCGCGACGGCCTGACCACCGGCTGGCCGGGCACAGCGTCGAATCCCGCCCTCATCCCGGCAGGGGGCGGGCGCTGCGTTGTCAACTTGGTCGGCGGCTACACCTACGGCGTGCGGCTGCGCGCCCGCACTGTCGGCGGTGTGTCCAGCTGGACGCTGGAAAAGACCATCGCCGCGACGGGCGACGACGTGCCGCCGGGGCCGCCCACGGACATGGTGGTGACCGAGGTCTACGGTGGCGCGGTGTTCACGTTCACGCCCCCCGCAGACGCCGACACTCTGGAGGTCCGTTTCTACGCGGCGCCCGCCGACGATAAGACCGCCGCCGTGCTGGTCGGGGCGGGGCAGCGCCGGGTGACGCTGACCGGCCTGCCGGCGGGGGCCACCCGTTGGGTCTGGGCCGTGTCCGTGGACACCAGCGGCAATGAGGGCGAGTGGATTGCCCTTGGCCCGGTGACCGCGCTGCGCATTGAGCCGGGGGACCTCGCCGCGGAGTTGGGCGAGCGCATTGAGCGGCTGTCCGATCTGGACCCGGCGAGCCTGGATCTCGTGGAGGAGGCTGCCCTGGAGGCGGTGCTGGCGGCGCACGAGGTCCGCCTGGGGGCGCAGCGGCGGCTCGCCCAGGCGATGACCGGCGTGGACGCCACGATTGACGGGGTGCGCGACCGGCTGGCGGGCGTGGAGACGGGTCTTCAGCAGGAGGTCACCATCCTCACCGACGAGACGGCGGCGCTGACCCGGAGCCTGACCGCCCTCGGGGCCGTCGTGGAGGACAACACCGCCGCCATCCAGGCCGAGCAGACGGCGCGTGCCGACGCGGATGAGGCCCTAGCCGAAAGCGTGACCCTGGTCGCCGCCCAGGCGGGCAACGCCCTGGCCGCTGTGCAGGCCGAGGCGACGACGCGGGCCGACGCTGACAGCGCGCTTGGGCAGCGCATCGACGCGGTGGTTGCCGACACCGCGGACAACGCCGCTGCGATTCTGGCGGAGCAGACGGCCCGCACCAACGCCGACGGCGCCCTGGCGAACACGCTGACATCGGTGTCCGCCCAGGCGACCCGAACCCGGACGTTCCGGCAAGCCACGGCCCCCGCCGCCCCTCAGGCTGGCGACCTGTGGTACGACACCGCCAGCAACAACGCCCCCAAGCGTTGGTCCGGGACGGGCTGGGAGTCCACCGAGGACCCGCGCATCGCGGCGACCGCCGCCGCGGTGGTCGCTGAACAGACGGCCCGTGCGGACGGCGATTCCGCCCTGGCGAGCAGCATCAGCATCGTGTCGGCGCAAGCGTCACGGTCCCGAACGTTCCGGCAGAGCGCCGCGCCCGCCGCGCCGCAGGCCGGCGATGTCTGGTACGATACGGCCAACGGCAACGCGGCCAAGCGCTACAACGGCACCGCGTGGGAGTTGGTGGACGACGCGCGGCTGGCCGCCAACGCCGCGGCCATCACCAGCGAGGCGACCGCGCGGGCGGGCGCGGATGCGTCCTTGGCCTCGCAGATCACCACGGTGTCCGCCCAGGCGACCCGAACCCGGACGTTCCGGCAGGCCACGGCGCCCGGCGGCCCGCAGACCGGGGACATCTGGTACGACACGTCTTCGAACAACGCGCCGAAACGCTACACTGGGACCGTGTGGGAAAACGTTGAGGACCCGCGCACGGCGAGCAACACCGCCGCCATCCAGGCCGAGCAGACGGCGCGTGCCGATGGTGACGCGGCGCTGACGACGCAGGTTAACACGGCGATCAGCAAGGCCGACCGGGTGCGCACCTTCCGGCAGGCCTCCGCCCCCGCCTCGCCCCAGACCGGCGACGTCTGGTACGACACAGCGAACAACAGCGTTCCAAAGCGCTGGTCGGGAACCGCATGGGAGAGCGCGGAAGATCCCCGCATCGGGCAGAACGTCGCCGCCATCCAGACGGAGGCGACGACCCGTGCCAACGAGGATGAGGCGCTGTCCCAGCACATCACGAAGCTGTTCGCCCGGTTCTCCGGCGGGACCAACCTCGTGCAGCGCCTCAACCGCTGGACAAGCGCCTTCCCCCTTACGGAGGACGCCACATTTGCGAGCCGGTACCGGGTGCGGGTCTCAGGCAACGCCCAGAGCACCGTCTCCCCGGTCCTCACCGAGCTGAAACCGGACACCGACTATGTCCTGTCCTTCAAGGCCCGACTGGTGGCAGGCGCCTCAAGCGAGCTGCACGCCGACCTGAACCCGGACACCCTCCCCGAGACAGCATTCGCCGTCACGTCCTCGGAGTGGACGACCTTCAGCACCGTGTGGAAGTCGTCCCTGGCGGCGATCAAGAACTGCCGGCTGCGCTTCTTCCAGTACAACCTCGCGGGCGCCCAGGTGGACGTGACCGACGTCCAGCTTGAGGAGGGCAACACCCCCTCCGCTTGGTCGCTGGCTCCGGGCGAGATGGTGGCGATGGTGCAGCAGGAGGCGGACGCGCGGGCGTCTGCCCTTGGGAGCATGTCCACCCGCATCGACACCGTGCAAACCCTCGCCGATGGCAACTACGCCGCGATCCAAGAGCAAGCCTTGAGCATCGACGGTCTGTCGGCGCAGTACACCGTCAAGGTGGACGTCAATGGGTACGTCTCAGGTTTCGGCCTTGCCACGACCGCCAAGGACGGCGTGCCCACCAGCACCTTCACTGTCCTGGCCGAAAAGTTCGAAATCACGGCGCCGGGTGGCTCGAAGATCAGCCCATTCGTTGTTCAGAACGGCACGGTCTATCTGCGCTCTGTGGTTATCGGAACGGGCTGGATCGGTGACACCCACATCGGCCCAAACGGCATCGACGCCAAGCACCTGAAGGCCAGCAGCGTGCTAACCGACTCCATCAGGATCGGCAGCGCCAGCGGGTCCACGCTGTCCACCGTTGCCAGCAACGCCGCCACCGGCGCCCAGGACCCGGCAGGGCGGATCAACGCCGGCAGCACGAGCATCAACCCCGGCAAGATCCTGGTGAATGGCAGCAACACACTGACCACGGTCGGCGGCTGGTTTTACGAGGACACCACCGAGATCAACGGCGGGGCCATCGCCGCCGGGACGGTCACCGCCCGCGAAGTGAAGGCCGGGGCGCTCACCGTGGACAAGTTCGCCGTGTTTTCGACGGGCAATCTGTTGACGAACAGCGACCTCAGTGCCCAGTGGGAATGCTGGGACCGCAACACCTACAACAGTGATGCCGGACAGTCTATCATCCGCGTTTATAATCAGGATGGCTGGCATCCACAGGGCGGGCACTCCCTTGCGGTGTTCCAGAACAACGGCTATCCCTCAGGCTTCTACGACCTGAACTACTCGCATCCTGCGTCCAATTGGCTGGGTATCCCGACGGTCCCCGGTCAATTCTATGAATTCACGGTCTATGTTAGCGCCCACCGCTGCCTCGTGCAGATTTATATATCATGGCTCGATGCAGGCGGTAATGAGATTGCCTACGCCTTGCCCGATGCCCCCGGCAACGATGGCAGCGTCTCCAACACCCCCGGTGACGGATTGCAGCTAGGCACTTGGAAGCGCCTCCGGGTCAAAGGAGCGGCTCCCGCAAATGCCCGCATGATGCGCCCAAAAATTCGTAAGTATGCCACGCTGGTTGCGCCAGGGCATGTGGATAGCTGGTTGTTCTTCGCCCTGCCGTTTCTGGGAGAATGCGCCCCAAACGCTACGGTGGCGCAGCCCTGGCAGCCGGGGGGCGTGACCCGGATCACCGGAGGCCAGCTTGCCACGGACAGCATCATCATCCGCAATTCTGCGCAGCTGGGCGACACCACGGTCACCTCGCTGAAGATTGGGGTCAATCAGGTGACGGTCCCGGCGGCCGAGTACGTGCCCAGCATCACCGAGCTGTGGACCGGGGGATGGACCGAGTGTGTCGCGACGTCCCTCGAATGCTATGGGCGTCCCGTCATTGTCAACTGCTCGGCCATGCAGGCCATCTCTGGGGCTACCGCCTATAGCGAGGCCAGCCACCCGCTGTTTGTCTTCTTGATCCAGCGAGGTTCAATTGTCCCCGGTGGCGGCGGGTGGAACTGGGTTGACCTGCTCCCCGAACTGGGCGGAACGGCAGCGTCGGGAGACGTCACCGGCGGCCTGTGGAATGCCGGCATGAGTCAGCCCTGGAATTACACCATTGTCGACCGCGAGCCGCTGGACGGTCCAGCCCGGAACGACGGGACAACCGTGTGGCGCGCGTATCGTTTCCTCGCGAAAAAGCACAAGGACGTTGACGGTCGCGTGGCCTCAATCGCGTACCGCTCAATCTCTGTCATGGAGGCACGTCGGTGA
- a CDS encoding tail fiber protein: MSWYKVGRVAVTNGSTTVLGSNTRWSGKLKAGDVFTLDGGRLYEIVSFEDDRLTLATPFAGTSGGALPYGIIQNFTASITADLAARTSNMIQLYEAAVAAPQEALSSSQAARHSEEAAAEHAEAAAASAAQATVNVQQAVQVETTRAQAAEQALAAQKADKAALGSAAARNAPAGGNAASGEVVLGSDSRLSDARTPTAHSVTAHSDWPAAVSVTELGCLDGVTGPIQAQINGKAAVGTTAGSAAGTASAGTAATAARSDHVHPMQTSVSGNAGTATKLASAVTINNVPFDGSAGITINAVDSTARIATSEKGAANGVTPLGGDGKVPASYLPSYVDDVLEFSATGNFPASGETGKIYVATGTNKTYRWSGSGYVEISASPGSTDAVPEGSANLYFTTARAAAAAPVKTVAGKSGDVTLSKADVGLGSVDNTADSTKAVASAGKLTAARTISLSGGVTGSVTTDLSGAVSINATVTQDTSNRFVTDAEKATWNGKATVGSVTPSAPGTVAVGTSGQAARADHVHPAQTSVSGNAGTATKLATARTISLSGGVTGSVTFDGSANVAIAATVDPSKHTHELPFDVLMEGGLGIEVDRYWLGYSTEAFTPEDLRTLVGAINPYDAGCRINQLGLTGLIPVLVDMQVGIGKLDNLQTSDTTSLVNAVNELKAMLSGGGGGGGIPPGTMMMYAGPFVPEGWLECDGSEVSRDDYPDLLGAIYEEWGAGDGSTTFKLPDMRGLFAIGAGQRPQDGYGIDWRQYGHVSTGDYTTQTTWTNTMIPFPVEDSSVTAIGMKYIIKT, encoded by the coding sequence ATGAGCTGGTACAAAGTCGGCCGCGTGGCGGTCACCAACGGGTCCACGACCGTGCTCGGCTCCAACACGCGCTGGTCCGGCAAGCTGAAGGCCGGTGACGTCTTTACCCTGGACGGTGGGCGCCTTTACGAGATCGTGTCGTTCGAAGACGACCGGCTGACCCTGGCCACCCCCTTCGCCGGGACTTCCGGCGGGGCTTTGCCGTACGGGATCATTCAGAACTTCACGGCGTCGATCACCGCCGATCTGGCGGCCCGCACCAGCAACATGATCCAGCTCTACGAGGCGGCGGTCGCCGCTCCGCAGGAGGCGCTTTCATCGTCCCAGGCGGCCCGCCACAGCGAAGAGGCCGCGGCGGAGCATGCCGAGGCGGCGGCGGCCTCGGCGGCTCAGGCCACTGTGAACGTTCAGCAGGCGGTTCAGGTCGAAACCACCCGCGCCCAGGCGGCGGAGCAGGCGCTGGCCGCCCAGAAGGCGGACAAGGCGGCGCTTGGCTCGGCGGCGGCCAGGAACGCCCCGGCCGGCGGCAACGCGGCATCGGGCGAGGTGGTGCTGGGCAGCGACAGCCGCCTCTCCGACGCCCGGACCCCGACGGCGCACAGCGTGACCGCGCACAGCGACTGGCCGGCGGCAGTGAGCGTGACGGAGTTGGGTTGCCTCGACGGCGTGACCGGGCCGATCCAGGCCCAGATCAACGGCAAAGCCGCAGTCGGCACGACGGCGGGCTCGGCCGCGGGCACGGCCTCCGCCGGCACGGCGGCCACGGCGGCCCGGTCGGATCACGTCCATCCAATGCAGACCAGCGTGTCGGGCAACGCCGGCACGGCGACCAAGCTGGCCAGCGCGGTGACCATCAACAACGTCCCCTTCGACGGCAGTGCCGGCATCACGATCAACGCGGTGGACAGCACGGCGCGGATCGCGACCAGTGAGAAGGGCGCCGCCAACGGCGTGACGCCCCTCGGCGGCGACGGGAAGGTGCCGGCGTCCTATTTGCCGTCCTATGTGGACGACGTGCTGGAATTCTCAGCCACCGGCAACTTCCCGGCTTCCGGCGAGACCGGCAAGATCTATGTCGCCACCGGCACCAACAAGACGTATCGCTGGTCCGGATCGGGCTACGTCGAGATATCGGCCTCGCCCGGCTCCACCGACGCGGTGCCGGAAGGATCGGCCAACCTCTACTTCACGACGGCCCGCGCCGCCGCTGCGGCTCCGGTGAAGACCGTGGCGGGCAAGAGCGGCGATGTCACCCTGAGCAAAGCCGACGTCGGCCTGGGCAGCGTGGACAACACCGCCGACAGCACCAAGGCGGTGGCGTCGGCTGGCAAACTGACCGCCGCGCGCACGATCAGCCTGAGCGGGGGTGTCACCGGCTCGGTGACCACCGACTTGTCCGGGGCCGTCAGCATCAACGCGACGGTCACCCAGGATACCAGCAACCGGTTCGTGACCGACGCCGAGAAGGCGACTTGGAACGGCAAGGCGACGGTGGGCAGCGTAACCCCCTCGGCCCCCGGCACGGTGGCCGTTGGCACCTCGGGGCAGGCCGCCCGCGCGGACCACGTCCACCCCGCCCAGACGTCCGTCTCTGGCAATGCCGGCACCGCCACCAAGCTCGCCACCGCCCGGACCATCTCCCTGAGTGGGGGCGTCACGGGGTCGGTGACCTTCGATGGCTCCGCCAACGTTGCCATCGCCGCAACGGTCGATCCATCCAAGCACACCCATGAGCTGCCCTTCGACGTGCTTATGGAGGGAGGGCTCGGCATTGAAGTCGATCGCTATTGGTTGGGATACTCCACCGAAGCCTTTACCCCCGAGGACCTCAGGACGCTGGTCGGCGCCATAAACCCCTATGATGCCGGATGCCGGATAAATCAACTGGGGCTCACGGGCCTGATCCCGGTCCTCGTCGATATGCAGGTAGGGATCGGCAAGCTCGACAACCTCCAGACCTCCGACACCACCAGCCTCGTCAATGCGGTCAACGAGCTGAAGGCGATGCTGTCCGGAGGGGGTGGGGGCGGAGGGATCCCTCCGGGCACCATGATGATGTATGCGGGTCCCTTCGTCCCGGAAGGCTGGCTGGAGTGCGATGGGTCGGAGGTGTCGCGGGACGACTATCCCGACCTGCTCGGAGCCATCTACGAGGAATGGGGGGCCGGCGATGGGTCCACCACATTCAAGCTGCCGGACATGCGGGGCCTCTTCGCAATCGGCGCTGGGCAGCGCCCCCAGGACGGCTACGGGATCGATTGGCGGCAGTATGGCCACGTCAGCACGGGGGACTATACGACCCAGACCACCTGGACGAACACCATGATCCCATTCCCCGTCGAGGACAGCAGTGTGACCGCCATCGGCATGAAGTACATCATCAAGACCTGA